CGTTTTGCCGGAATCCGCACTTTTGTAGAAATGCCGCTGAGGAGATTTTGTCCGTGAAGGGCGCCATCGTCATCGTTGACTACGGGATGGGCAACGTGAAGAGCGTGCGCAACGCGCTCGCGCGGATCGGCGCCGCCTGTGTGCTCTCGACCGACCCCGTGGCGCTCGCGGGGGCGCCGGGCATCATCCTGCCGGGGGTTGGCGGCTTTCCTGAGTGCATGCAGGCGCTCGATGCCTCGGGGCTGAGCGATCCGCTGCGCGATGCGATCGCGCGCGGGGTGCCCTATCTCGGCATCTGCCTCGGGCTGCAGGTTCTCTTCGAGGAGAGCGAGGAATTCGGCAAAACGCCGGGCCTCGGCATCCTGCCGGGGCGCATCCGCCGCTTCCCGAAAAATCTCGAAGAAGCGGGAGAGGCGCTTCACGTCCCCCACATGGGCTGGAACGGAATTCACCTCGAGGCGCCCTCCCCGCTTCTCGAAGGGGTGGCCGAGGGAGAGTATTTCTACTTCGTCCACTCCTACTACGCCGAGCCGGGCGAAGCCTGCCGCCCCTGCATCGCGGCCACCTGCACCCACGGGGTGCCCTTCATCGCGAGCGTGCGGCGCGGGAACCTCTTCGCCACCCAGTTCCACCCCGAAAAGAGCGGGGCGCGCGGCCTCGAGATACTCCGCCGCTTCGCGTCGCTCTGCGGCCTTGCGGCGGCGCCGTCGCCCTCCGCCTGAAGTTCCCGGAAAACGCTCAGGCCGCCTGTTCCGGATACGCGCGTCTGACCCCCTCGGGGAGGAGCGCCCCCGCCAGATAGCCCGCCGTGCAAAGGCCCAGCCCGAAAAGGTTCACCCCGAAGGTACGCGCGTACTTCCCGGCGCCGAGGGCGATCCAATCGGGAAAGATGCGCAACCCCAGCGCGCCCTCGAGGGCGAGGAGCGCCCCGAAGAGCAGTCCCGGCCAGAAGGCGAGGTGGAAGCTCGCCCGCCCGGCCCCGCGGAGGAAGGCGAGGATGAAGATGGGGGCGAGGCCCATCACCATCGTGCCGCTGATGGTGGTCGCCGCGATGATGGCCGGCCCGGCGCGATCGCCCATGTAGATGCTGAGGAGGGGGAGGTTTCCCAGAAGGGCGATCGCCACGAGAAAAAGGCGCCCCTTGCGGATCTGCGCCGCATCCGGCGCGCCCCGGCGATTCGACCAGTCGCGGGCGGCGAGCTTCGCCGTGCTGGCGACAGTGGAATCGAGCGTCGAGCCCGCGCTCGTGAGCATGATGGCGTTGAAGACGAGCAGCATCGGCAGCCCGAAGAGGATCGGCACCGCCACCGAGGGGTTCCCCTTCACGCCGTGGCTCAGGGCGTAGAGTCCCACCCCACTGAAGAGGAAGATGAAGCCGCCCGAAATGAGCCCGGCCAGGATGAAGGCGCGCAGCATCACCCGCGGCGGGGTGATGAACGCCCGGTCCGTCATCACCGGATCGTGGAACGGGTAGCTCAGTACCTGGACGAGGGCGAGGCCGCAGAAGGTGAGCCCGGCGAGGTGGGCCGCCTCGCCCGCCTGCGGCAGCCCCCGCGCGGCGAGGCCGGGCCAGAGGGTGATGAGGATGACGGTGAGCAGCGCCGCCGCGAGGAGCATCTGCGCCCCGTCGGTGAGCAGGCTGCTCCGCAGCCCCCCGCGCCAGCTGTAGTAGGCCGTGAAGGCGGTGACGAGAGCCGCCGCCGTCCAGTAGGCGGGGCTTCCCTCCGCGCCGAAGTAAAGGGCGGCGACCTTCGTGTTCGACCACACCTCGTTGAAGAGCCGGATTGCGATGGCGATGAGGAAGAGCCGCGCGCAGAGCGTGCCGTACTTGTCCACCAGGAAATGGGAGAGGGAGATGTAGCCGCCCCGCGTCCGGAGGAGGTAGATTACTACGCCCGCCGTCAGGAAGCTCAGGTAGTAGAAGGCGTAGCCGACCCCCCCCGCCACCCCGAAGGCGGCCGAAAGGCTCGCGGCGTTGGAGATCGATTTGGCGAAGATCCAGGTGATGGCCCCGCTTGCGACGAGAAGCCACAGGCCGGGCGGTG
Above is a window of bacterium DNA encoding:
- the hisH gene encoding imidazole glycerol phosphate synthase subunit HisH, producing MKGAIVIVDYGMGNVKSVRNALARIGAACVLSTDPVALAGAPGIILPGVGGFPECMQALDASGLSDPLRDAIARGVPYLGICLGLQVLFEESEEFGKTPGLGILPGRIRRFPKNLEEAGEALHVPHMGWNGIHLEAPSPLLEGVAEGEYFYFVHSYYAEPGEACRPCIAATCTHGVPFIASVRRGNLFATQFHPEKSGARGLEILRRFASLCGLAAAPSPSA
- a CDS encoding Na+/proline symporter, which translates into the protein MAATLWLPWLVLAAYCLLVWMMTPRRVSAAQFFEGGTEEGAPPGLWLLVASGAITWIFAKSISNAASLSAAFGVAGGVGYAFYYLSFLTAGVVIYLLRTRGGYISLSHFLVDKYGTLCARLFLIAIAIRLFNEVWSNTKVAALYFGAEGSPAYWTAAALVTAFTAYYSWRGGLRSSLLTDGAQMLLAAALLTVILITLWPGLAARGLPQAGEAAHLAGLTFCGLALVQVLSYPFHDPVMTDRAFITPPRVMLRAFILAGLISGGFIFLFSGVGLYALSHGVKGNPSVAVPILFGLPMLLVFNAIMLTSAGSTLDSTVASTAKLAARDWSNRRGAPDAAQIRKGRLFLVAIALLGNLPLLSIYMGDRAGPAIIAATTISGTMVMGLAPIFILAFLRGAGRASFHLAFWPGLLFGALLALEGALGLRIFPDWIALGAGKYARTFGVNLFGLGLCTAGYLAGALLPEGVRRAYPEQAA